The DNA window TGGCTCACCCACTCCCACTGCTGACTGCTAccccaggggagggagggaggtctCCCCTTCTGGGAAAAGACCCCACTCCAtcaaataaaaggaaggaaagacagagaaatgagaaagaatgaAGAGCAAACCGCAAACCCGCTGCAAGTTTCCCATCAGCTCAAATCAAACTGGGCTGAAATTCTTCAGCAGTTATTTTAGGCAGGAGCAGTTCCAGCCCCTGTTGCCTCATTTCCCACTGGATGCATCCCCAGGGAGGGGTAGCCCTGAGGGGGTCGGGGGGCTggtggcacagggcagagccctGTCCCCATCACTTGCTGTCCCCACAGAGGACACGGTTTTCCTCCGTGACGAGAACGAGCGCCGCGAGTATGTGCTGTCCCAGCAGGGGCTCATCTACCAGGGCACCTGCGACTACATCTTCTCTGTCCCCTGGAACTTTGGCCAGGTGAGTGGGTATGGCCCCCCCGGGACCCTCAGGACTCCCAGCTGACCCCAGCCTGTGCAGCCCTGGTGCTGCAAGGCAGAGGGACTGGTGTCATGTGTGTGCCCCCCCCAAACATGCACCCCAAATGCTGTCAGCACCTCAGGGTGCAGATGTGGGTCAAAGAAACCAGAGTCTCATTTCCGAGAGGGAACGTGCTGACTTCAAAGCACGGCGGGGCGAGGGGAGGTTTTCCACATGGCTCCTGGGGGCCCCACAGCCACGTGCCCCTAGTCAGGGTGGCCCTGCTGTGCCAAGGAGCCGTTGCCTGATAACGCGCTCCCCGGTGCCGTGCTGGGGGTGCTGATAAGGCAGTGCCTgcactgggggggctcagccacCCTCCCTGAGCGAGGGCATGGATCCTGTGGGGGCCACAGGATCCATGCCTCAATTCAAGGAAGGGCTGTGACTCAGCTGTGATGGGAAATAGGTGGTTTTTCACAGAGGTCAGCTCCATGCATGACCCCTGGGCGGCTGCAGGAAGCCGGATCCAGCCCCAGAGCGAGGGCGGGAGCTCATCTGTGGGCTTTGCAGGCTGAGTGGGGACGTCACTCAGTGGGTGATGGCCGGAGAGGGGACCCTGGGAAGGTGTgaccccctgtccccagctgtTCTGCTTGCAGAGGCATCCTGGTGAGCCAGGGATGGAGGAGACAGGTGCCAGAGCCCCTGTGGGGACCTCACATGCcttttctccctgctctccaccaGTTCGAGGATGACATCTTATCCATCTGCCTCAACATGCTGGACATAAACCCCAAACACCTGAGGGACCAGAACCGGGATTGCTCCCGCCGCAATGACCCCGTGTACATCGGCAGGGTGGTGAGCGCCATGGTGAGTCTGGGGTGCCCCTGGCAGGGtgtccccagcaccccacaTTCCCTGGGGTGTAAACACCTCCCAGCTACAGCTGTGACAGAGAGGTGGCATTTGCCACCCCCCCCCACTTAGgccattttccttctctgcgATGTTTCTTCTCCCCTTTACACCCTTTCCTGTTATTGCTCCTGTATGTGTAAGAGCCCTTTAAGAGGAGAGGAATGGCAGGGGTAGTCACAGACCATCCCATGAGCAGCTTTGGGATAATCACACTCAAATTCCCAGGCCGGAGGACTTGTTTCTAAAATTCATCCCTGATTAGCACCGCATCCCAGTGAACTCTTGCATGGATGCAGGATGCTAATGTGGGCGACAGTGCATGTGAATGGGGCAAAagctcttcccctccctccccagcctgctcaTGCCTgtccatccttccatccatccatccatccatcctctcTTCTTCTGCCACAGGTAAACTGTAATGACGAGGACCGGGGGGTGTTGGCAGGGCGGTGGCATGACCCCTACGACGATGGGACAAACCCCATGTCCTGGATTGGGAGTGTGGATATTCTCAAGAGGTGGAAGGATTTTGGGTGCCAGCCAGTCAAGTACGGCCAGTGCTGGGTCTTTGCTGCTGTGCAATGTACTGGTGAGAGCAGACGTCTCTGGTCTCCCCCACAGGATGGGGTCACCTGTGTCCCCTCCATCTCTCACCCCGGCCCCCTGCCCTCCACCCAGTCCTGGTGCTGTGGCcagagggaagagctggggtTGGCTGCAATCAGCCTGCAATGATTCCTTTGCAATTAGCTCTCTGTTATTCTAATTTGTCAGgaaatagagggaaaaaattatagaaaagggctctgctttttccatcagcgctgcctgCCTGGCCAGGCAGCAAGGGAGGGGCCAGGGCAGGATAGGGGGAGGGAAGTGGCCTTAAGGCCAAGTTTGCAATAAAGTCACGAATCCACCGAGATCAAATTAATGTCATGGCCACCAGGGCAGTCAGGctggggaaaaagaggagaaaaattccaggctggctgctgctgggaaacaCTCACACATGCTCGTGCAGCTTTGCCTCAAGAAAAAGTGCTGCCTCTGTGCAAGCATTGATGTTTCACAGACAGACGAGACCCTTTTTAGAGGAGAGAAATAGGAGAAAACTAAAGTAGATATTCAGTGACTCGCAGAGTTTTATAGCCTTCTTTTGAAGCGCTGTAactgcctccctgctccccagggagctcCATGAGCAGTGAAAGACAGCTGGGAGATGAAATCCGGGGTTCAGCACGGCTGCCCACACTCTCCCTCCAAAGCTCTCGCAGACacttttgtgccttttttttgctgcaatATCAAACCTGTCAGACTGTCAGAGCCGTGTGCCACCCAGCTCGCCCGTGCACAGCAGGTGTGGGAACCAGCCCCTCCCAGGGCATTAGTCCCTGGGCACCCCTTTGCCAGGGAACAGGAAGGGCAGGAGTCATGCAGGACTGGGGATCCACGGGACAGGGACTGTGCAAACCTGAGGCTCTGTGGGATGGGAGTGGTGCAAATCCGGGCCCCTGTCTCACCCTGCCCTACTCCCCACAGTCATGCGGTGCCTGGGAATCCCCACCCGGGTGGTGACCAACTACAATTCAGCCCACGACACAAATGCCAACCTGACCATCGACCGCTACCTCAACGAGAAGGGGGGGCAGGAGCGGCAGTCCTGGGACAAGATCTGGTGAGCAGCACGGTGGGACCCCAGCCtgcccatccccagggctgcctctgcccctgccccggagcctggtgggtgctgggggaggctgAGGCTTCTGCATCCTGGCTTCCCTTGCAGGAACTTCCACTGCTGGGTGGAGTCCTGGATGGCCCGTCCAGACCTGGCAGGTGACTATGACGGGTGGCAAGCGCTGGATCCGACGCCCCAGGAGAAGAGTGAAGGTACAACGTGCACCACACTGCATCCACCTCGTGCTGTGACATGGCAGGgtcaccccagcacagccacctaCCACTGCAGTGGCTGAACCCTGGGGGTGGTGACagtggctctgctccctgcaggagtTTTCTGCTGTGGGCCAGCCCCCGTTAAAGCCATCAAAGAGGGCGACATGCAGCTGAAGTACGACATCCCCTTCATCTTCGCGGAGGTGAACGCCGACGTGGTGTACTGGGTGGTGCAGGGCGATGGGATGGAGAAGCAGAGCATCCAGTCCTCAGTGGTGGGGAAGAACATCAGCACCAAGAGCGTGGGAAAGGACAGCCGGGAGGACATCACCCACAACTACAAATATCCGGAGGGTAcggggagctgcaggggcagagaCACCTGGAGGGGGATGTGGCTGTTGGGAAACAACTGCAGCAGGAGGGCTCCAGGGTTCAGGGCAGAACAGCCTGGACCATTCCCTCCCCATATCCCCGGGAATCACAGGAATTTCACACACCACAGGGTCTGAGGAGGAGCGGAGGGTGTTTGCGAAGGCAGAGCACGAGAAGAAGTCTGTCCCGGAGGAGGATGAGGCACTGCACCTCAAGATCAAGGTGTCAGAGGGTGCAAACAAGGGCTGTGACTTCGATGTCTTTGCCGTCATCAACAACAACACGGATGTGGAACGTGTCTGCAGTGTCAGGCTGTGCGCCCGCACCACCAGCTACAACGGCACCACCGGGCCCCAGTGCGGCCTCACGGACTTGATCGACATTGACCTCGAGCCCCGGTCAGGTAAGAGACCCACTGGTGGAgagggggctgctctgctgcgTGTGGGGGCAGCAGAATGCCCACGTTCAGCTGCTCAGCAGGCAGTGCCCCTTGGGGACATCCTCCTTAACTATCTACCACTGTGGATTTTTAATCTTTATGAGAAGATTGAGGAAATTGCTCAGGCAGAGGctgaaaatgcatttggaaCTGGACaagccactgctgctgtcatgCTGAGGGAGCGAGCTGGGCGCACCCCCAGGGCGCTCCATGGCATCGTCTGcatccctcctgcttccccacACACCTCAAGGCTAGGCTGGGCTCCCTTTGCGGGGAGAGTGGGACTGGCTCGGGTCAGCCCCAAGCACGCAGTCCCAGGTCGGAGGAAGTGGGCGGGTTTACTGGCCAGCAGTGCTGAAGCTCTCGGTGTCTCACTGGGTGGGCGCGATGTCTCCCGGCGCTCAGCCACGGAGCTGTCCTGGCATGGCCCCCGGAACTTCCCTCGCCCTTGTCACACGTGAACATCATCAGCTGCTCGTTAAACACAAGTTTGGGTTTATGTGAACTTGCCAGAGACCCTTCGGGGCTTGGAAAGGCCACACATCTGCTGTTCTGGAACAGCCAGATGTTTACCCTGCACCAAGCCCTGCTCCTCACCAGCCCATAGCACACACAGAGCTCGGCGCTCTGCCAGGTGTTGAGCAGTGCTACAGGAATGAGGAATGTGCAGGCTCTCGGCTCTCAACACCGTGGAGGGGAGTGGGACGTGCCCCTGCTCATGCTGGCAGAGGCACCAGCAGGTACCAGCGCCTTCTTGGAGCCTTTTGCAGGGCGGGATGGGGACGGGGGAGCCACGTGTGCCCACCCTGCTAGAGGAGCACTGCTGGCCTTTGGGGTCCTTAACGTTCCTGTCAAAAAGGACATAATTTTCTCTGAAGCTTTAATTACGAGCTCCTGAAGCTTCTGCCCCCAGCTGCTGTCTCAGAATACAGACCTCAGGATTCCCCAGACTGCATCCATTAGGGCACCCCAGTGCTCTGTGCTGATGCGGGGAGCCAGGCTTGTTCCTCTCCCCATGGCCTCATTTGATGCTACAACAGTTTGTGTCCTGCTCCAGGAATGACAGGCTCCATTTTCCATGGTCACGGCTGCTCAGGGGTCCTTGCCAAGGCACCTCTGCAGCTGATTCCCTTCAGCCTCCTTCCCCCTCAGCTCCAGACAGCTCCATCCCCCAAAGACTTTGGGATAAACAACAGCTAAGGGCTGAGTGAAGGCAGCTGCCAGGGAGCCAGGctgtctcctgctgcccacattGACTGCCAAGGGCTGGCAAAGTCCCTCTGTGATCCTGGTGCAGGCACAGTCCTGGGGTCTTGCCCTAGGACatggctcctgctcctcctcacaCCCTCAACATCCCTTCTGGCACCTGGGTTTGGAGTCCCAATCCTGCAGGgaccccagctcccccctccttgCAAGGAGCCTCTAGAAGCTCCTGGGGagcccaaaccatcccagcAGAAGGtgcctgccagcacagggctgggggtgctgtgggtgctgaccctgctctgcttccccttccAGAGAAGAGGGTGCCCATGCGCATCCTGTACGAGCAGTACAAGGACAGCCTGACCCAGGACAATCTCATCAAGGTGGTGGCTCTCCTAACTGATCACCAGAC is part of the Chiroxiphia lanceolata isolate bChiLan1 chromosome 17, bChiLan1.pri, whole genome shotgun sequence genome and encodes:
- the TGM2 gene encoding protein-glutamine gamma-glutamyltransferase 2; translated protein: MAEDLVLDTWDLHLERNGREHRTADMGCKQLVVRRGQPFTITLRFSGRGYEEGVDKLAFNVDTGPCPSETSGTRSHFAMTDCPEESSWSAVMQQQDGESLSVSLCSPPSARIGRYTLTLETCTGYQGSSCHIGHFILLFNAWHPEDTVFLRDENERREYVLSQQGLIYQGTCDYIFSVPWNFGQFEDDILSICLNMLDINPKHLRDQNRDCSRRNDPVYIGRVVSAMVNCNDEDRGVLAGRWHDPYDDGTNPMSWIGSVDILKRWKDFGCQPVKYGQCWVFAAVQCTVMRCLGIPTRVVTNYNSAHDTNANLTIDRYLNEKGGQERQSWDKIWNFHCWVESWMARPDLAGDYDGWQALDPTPQEKSEGVFCCGPAPVKAIKEGDMQLKYDIPFIFAEVNADVVYWVVQGDGMEKQSIQSSVVGKNISTKSVGKDSREDITHNYKYPEGSEEERRVFAKAEHEKKSVPEEDEALHLKIKVSEGANKGCDFDVFAVINNNTDVERVCSVRLCARTTSYNGTTGPQCGLTDLIDIDLEPRSEKRVPMRILYEQYKDSLTQDNLIKVVALLTDHQTGDVMVAVRDVYVENPPIKIRILGEPMQNRKLVAEISMVNPLEVPLSNCVFVVEGSGLTHGQRVKQLEEPVEPQAEAKFRLDLMPHLSGLQKLMVDFESDQLRGVKGYRNVIIAPQPM